AGCACTTGGCCAAGCGGGGCTACCGGCAGAGCATGTCGCGCAAGGGAGACTGTTATGATAACGCCTTCGCAGAGTCCTTTTTCAGCAGGCTCAAGGGCGAACTGTTGCAGGACGGAATTTTTGATACCTTTGA
The genomic region above belongs to Bacteroidetes Order II. bacterium and contains:
- a CDS encoding DDE-type integrase/transposase/recombinase — translated: MVHSDQGSQYASAKFRKHLAKRGYRQSMSRKGDCYDNAFAESFFSRLKGELLQDGIFDTF